TCTCTCTGCCAAAAGATCAAAGCTTGCCGCTTTTTTAAACTCTTTTTTCGCCATTAAGTTGGGTAACTCTGTAATGAGACCTGTTAATGGTTGACTTAGCTCTAGAGCAATGCTTTCGCTCTGTGAGGGAATATTGGAATTATAGTTCTGCCTTTGATCATCTGCAAAAGTAAGATCTCCAGAGATGCTTAGACTTGGACCGAAATTAAAGTAGGAGAGTGTTTCAGATTTGTCATAATAGTCTAAATCTTGAGTAGCAGCTTTCACTTTATAAGAATTTATTTCAGCTAAATCCATAGCTTTTTCAAGCGTGATATTCGTTGGTAAATTACTATTTATTTTAGATTGGGAAATACTTGAGTTTTTTATAAATGACAAAAAAATAACTAAAAAAATATATTTAATAACTTGCATAATTATCGGTGAGCTCTCCTTGCTATGTTGCTTATTAAGAAATATCCCTCACTCACAAATGTGAAATTACGCTATGCTCAATTTATTTTCAATAAAAGTACACAAAAATTAAACAGTAGGGTTATCTTATATTTGCAATATTTTTTAGATTGAATATTTAAATTAATTAAATTATTAAAATATTCATTTTCAATATTGGGATTGTTTAACAAACATAAAATTGCTTGTCAAGAAAAATAAATTATTATAAATCTAATTTTTTTTCTAATATTTCTATCAGTATCTTTTGATCAATAATTTGCTTTTTTAGTTCTCGCAATTCAATTTCTTTTTCTTTTAAATAGCTTTCAAATTGTATTATTTCTTCTTTTTTTTCATTATATAATTCATCTTTTATAAAAACATAGTATTTACCATCACGAAATTCAGATCTTATTTTGCCAGATTTTAATTTTCTTCTCAGTGTTATTTCTGATGTTTGTAAAAGTTGTGCTGCTTCATTGAGTTTGAGCCAATGGCCTGGCTCATTTATCTCTTTCATTTTTGCTGATAATTTTTTTGCCATATTGTTATCCTAAATATTTAAGGAGTTCGTCGATTGAATAAGGTTTTTGCATGCACGAAAAGTTAGAATATGAATTTTTTAATTTTTCAATTCGATTGTCGGCAGAATCATCGCCTGTGGTCAAGATAAATTTTTCTTTAAATATATGATTTAATTCATTTTCAAAGAAATCAATTCCATTTTCACCATTTGCTAGGAAAAGATCGCATATTATTGCATTTATTTCAGTGGTTTTTTTTAAAATCTCAAAAGCGTCACTGAGATTAAGTGCTGTCAAAACATCAATACCTTTTTTTTTCATTCTACGTGCTGCCATCTCAAGTAAATCTGAATCATCGTCAATAATTAGAACTTTCATAATGAGTTATTACCTTTTTTTACGGTTTTTGCACATAGTTCACTGATAGAATAGCACATTGCATGCTTTAAATATAAAGGGTACCGTAGACTGAGGTTGTTCCCATGACATCATTTAGAGGAAAGGAATATACATGGGTTTGAGAGAAGATGCACTAAATTATCATAGCAAAGGCCGCAAAGGCAAAATTGAAACAGGAATTACAAAGGAGTGTAAAAATCAAAAAGATATCACTCTTGCATATTCTCCAGGAGTCGCTGAACCATGTAAAGAAATAGCAAGGGATCCTTCTCTTGTTTATGAATATACAGCAAAAGGAAATTTAGTTGCAGTTGTGACCAATGGGACTGCAGTTCTTGGTTTAGGTGCGATTGGTCCCATGGCAGGTAAACCTGTAATGGAAGGAAAAGCGGTTCTATTTAAAATGTTTGCAGATATTGATTGTTACGACATTGAATTGAATGCAAAAACACCTGAAGAAATCATTTCTGCATGCCGAATGCTTGAACCTACTTTTGGTGGAATTAATCTCGAAGATATCAAAGCACCCGAATGCTTTGAAGTGGAAGAGCAATTGCGTGAAGAACTTGATATTCCTGTTTTTCACGACGATCAGCATGGAACAGCAATTGTCAGCGCAGCCGCATTGATCAATGCTTGTGAAATAACAGGACGTAATATTGCTGATGTCATATGTGTCGTAAATGGTGCAGGAGCAGCTGCGATTGCTTGTGCACAAATGTACATTAATATCGGCTTAAAAAAGGAAAATCTTTTTCTATGTGATTCCAAAGGTGTGGTTTATAAAGGACGCACGGAAGGAATGAATAAATATAAAGAAAGATTTGCAAACGAAACTAAAAAACGAACTTTAGCTGAAGCAATTGATGGGGCTGATGTCTTTTGTGGGTTGAGTGTTGCTGGCGCAGTTTCTAAAGAAATGGTTGCAAGCATGGCCAAAAATCCAATTATATTTGCCATGGCAAATCCGGATCCCGAAATCAGCCCTAAAGATATAAAATCAGTTCGCTCCGATGCAATTATTGCAACTGGTCGCTCAGATTATCCGAATCAAGTGAATAACGTTCTAGGATATCCTTATATATTTAGAGGATGTATGGACGTTCTATCTAGAAGAATAAATGAAGAAATGAAAATGGCTGCTGTCTATGCAATCGCAGGACTTGCAAAAGAAGATATTCCCGAAAGTGTAACACGTTCATATGAAAGTATTTCAGGTTTTGGTCGTGAATATCTAATTCCTAAGCCATTCGATCCTCGTTTATTATTAAGAGTTGCTCCTGCGGTTGCAAAAGCAGCTATGGAGACAAATGTTGCTCGTAAAAAAATTGACCTTGACATTTATGTTGATCAATTAGAATCCCGTTTAGGTGTTTTGCAATCCGTGACTCGAAAAATTAAACGTGGAGTTGTTATTGCCAATAGAGCAAATGGAAAGAAAATGCGGGTGGTTTTGCCTGAAGGAACAAGCCCAAAAATTTTAAAAGCTGCAGAAATAGTGCGGAGTGAAGGAATTTGTGAACCCATTTTGTTGGGTAATGTGAATAAGATTCATGATCTTATTCGAGAAGCAAAATTAGAAAAAAATCTTGATCAGGTAACGATTATCGATCCTGCAGTGGATAAAAATACAGATGTTTATGCATCTGTATTACTTGAGAAGCGTGCAAG
The sequence above is drawn from the Fluviispira vulneris genome and encodes:
- a CDS encoding response regulator; protein product: MKVLIIDDDSDLLEMAARRMKKKGIDVLTALNLSDAFEILKKTTEINAIICDLFLANGENGIDFFENELNHIFKEKFILTTGDDSADNRIEKLKNSYSNFSCMQKPYSIDELLKYLG
- a CDS encoding NADP-dependent malic enzyme; this translates as MGLREDALNYHSKGRKGKIETGITKECKNQKDITLAYSPGVAEPCKEIARDPSLVYEYTAKGNLVAVVTNGTAVLGLGAIGPMAGKPVMEGKAVLFKMFADIDCYDIELNAKTPEEIISACRMLEPTFGGINLEDIKAPECFEVEEQLREELDIPVFHDDQHGTAIVSAAALINACEITGRNIADVICVVNGAGAAAIACAQMYINIGLKKENLFLCDSKGVVYKGRTEGMNKYKERFANETKKRTLAEAIDGADVFCGLSVAGAVSKEMVASMAKNPIIFAMANPDPEISPKDIKSVRSDAIIATGRSDYPNQVNNVLGYPYIFRGCMDVLSRRINEEMKMAAVYAIAGLAKEDIPESVTRSYESISGFGREYLIPKPFDPRLLLRVAPAVAKAAMETNVARKKIDLDIYVDQLESRLGVLQSVTRKIKRGVVIANRANGKKMRVVLPEGTSPKILKAAEIVRSEGICEPILLGNVNKIHDLIREAKLEKNLDQVTIIDPAVDKNTDVYASVLLEKRARKGVTRMGAQELISGDHHYYAAMMVESGHADAFCSGVHHNYGDALRPALQIFGVQTDKVLAGIYMLLWKERSIFVADATVNINPSAEQLAQIAIQTHDIAKIYLSEHPRVAMLSFSNFGSTKHPESEKVCRATEIVKKLRPDIEIDGEMQADFALSSELLERSYGFSTLKGPANVLIFPDLTSGNVAYKLLGKLGGATTIGPILTGIKKPVNVLARNSDIEEIVNLITFTVHRAQNGM